From a region of the Alnus glutinosa chromosome 1, dhAlnGlut1.1, whole genome shotgun sequence genome:
- the LOC133879740 gene encoding probable WRKY transcription factor 48: MDKREELKTENSMANSTFSDEIPSSFPLSSIFDMPCMESDHHQKGLSLGYMDMLGIQDFDSPSLFDLFPAPMMPQPPEPQQTLVPSPASTLPESSEVVNTPATPNSSSISSYSNEAANEEQTKAGGEEEDQDQEKTKKQLKPKKKNQKRQREPRFAFMTKSEVDHLDDGYRWRKYGQKAVKNSPYPRSYYRCTTAGCGVKKRVERSCDDPSTVVTTYEGQHSHPCPVTPRGNIGISAESAGFGVLGSPFVVPQPQYQQPNYMYSSQPPLNVGATNLNPSFHSFVRERRFGTSPEALLRDHGLLQDIVPSQMRKDQPKEE; encoded by the exons ATGGACAAGAGAGAGGAGCTGAAGACCGAGAATTCAATGGCAAATTCGACATTTTCCGATGAGATTCCGAGCAGTTTTCCTTTGTCGAGCATCTTTGACATGCCATGTATGGAGAGTGATCATCATCAAAAGGGGTTGTCTTTAGGCTACATGGACATGCTGGGCATCCAAGACTTTGATAGCCCATCTTTATTCGATTTGTTTCCAGCGCCGATGATGCCTCAGCCTCCGGAACCTCAGCAAACGCTTGTTCCCTCGCCGGCCTCGACGCTCCCCGAGTCTTCCGAGGTGGTGAACACTCCGGCGACACCCAACTCGTCGTCGATTTCTTCTTATTCCAATGAAGCAGCGAATGAGGAACAAACTAAGGCTGGTGGAGAAGAGGAGGACCAGGACCAAGAAAAGACTAAGAAACA GTTGAAACCCAAAAAGAAGAATCAAAAAAGGCAAAGAGAGCCGAGATTTGCATTCATGACAAAGAGCGAGGTTGATCATCTGGATGATGGGTATAGATGGAGAAAGTACGGCCAGAAAGCTGTGAAGAACAGCCCTTATCCCag GAGCTACTACCGTTGCACCACTGCTGGATGTGGCGTAAAGAAGCGAGTGGAGCGTTCCTGCGACGACCCTTCGACTGTGGTGACGACCTATGAAGGACAGCACTCTCATCCGTGCCCGGTGACGCCACGTGGAAACATAGGAATTTCGGCAGAATCCGCTGGCTTCGGTGTCTTGGGTTCGCCGTTTGTTGTTCCACAGCCGCAGTATCAACAGCCTAATTATATGTATAGCTCACAGCCGCCTTTGAATGTTGGCGCAACTAATTTGAATCCCTCGTTTCATAGTTTTGTTCGAGAGAGACGTTTTGGCACATCTCCCGAAGCTTTGCTTAGAGACCATGGACTTCTTCAGGACATCGTGCCGTCGCAGATGCGAAAGGATCAGCCGAAAGAGGAGTAg